Sequence from the Candidatus Eremiobacteraceae bacterium genome:
TGGACGCTGCCTTCATCAAACGTCTGCAGGTCATCGTCGGCGCCGCGCACACGCTGTCGGCGTCCGCCGACCTGCGCAACTACCAGTACGACGGTTCTGTGGACCAGGCGCTGCCCGAGGTCGTCGTGCTGCCCGGCAGCGCGTCTGAAGTCGCGGCGGTGGTCGCGGCCTGCAACGAGCGCGGCTATCCGTTCTTAGCGCGCGGCGCCGGCACAGGGCTGTCCGGCGGCGCCGTGCCCGAATCGGGCGGCGTCGTCATCTCGACTGCCCGGCTGCACCGCATCCTCGAGGTGGACGTCGCGAACCGCCTTGCGCTCGTCGAGCCCGGCGTCGTCAACGCGGAGATCACCGCTGCGGTGAAGCAGCACGGTCTGTGCTTCATCCCCGATCCGTCCAGCCAAGCCGCGTGCACCATCGGCGGCAATATCGCCGAGAATTCCGGCGGTCTGCATTGCCTGGCGTATGGGGTCACCACGAACCACACGCTCGGCGTCGAAGTCGTCACGCCGGAAGGCGAACTCGTGTGGCTGGGCGGCCGCACGGTCGACATGCCCGGCTACGACCTGCTGGGGCTATTCGTCGGTTCTGAAGGCACGCTCGGCATCGCCACCAAGATCGTCGTCAAGCTGACGCCGATCCAGGAAGCGGCGCGCACGATGCTCGCGGTCTTCGATTCGGTCGAAGACGCTTCGCAGTCGGTTTCGGCGATCATCGCGGCTGGGATCATCCCCGGCGCGCTCGAGATGATGGATCGCACCTCGACGCAAGCGGTCGAGGCCTTCGCGCATGCGGGGTTCCCGACCGACGCCGAAGCGATTCTCATCGTCGAAGTGGATGGCATGGCCGTCGCGGTGGACGAGACCGCGGCGGACGTGCGCGACGTCTGCCGGCGCAATCACGCGCGCGAAGTGCGCTTGGCGCAGACGGCCGACGAGCGCGATCGCATCTGGAAGGGACGCAAGGGCGCATTCGGCGCGATGGGCCGGCTCAGCCGCAACTTCTACGTGCAGGACGGCGTGATTCCGCGCAGTCTGCTGCCGGAGATGCTGCGCGAGATCGCCGCTATCAGCGAAAGGCATGGCCTGCGCATCTGCAACGTCTTCCACGCCGGCGACGGCAACCTGCACCCGCTGATCTTGTTCGACGAGAGGAAACCTGGCGACGTCGAGCGGGCCGTCGTAGCGGGCGAGGAGATCTTGCGCGCGTGCATCGAGCGCGGCGGCAGCGTGTCGGGCGAGCACGGCGTCGGCACCGAAAAGCGCGACTGCATGGCGCTGCAGTTCTCGCCCAGCGACCTCGAG
This genomic interval carries:
- a CDS encoding FAD-linked oxidase C-terminal domain-containing protein, which gives rise to MDAAFIKRLQVIVGAAHTLSASADLRNYQYDGSVDQALPEVVVLPGSASEVAAVVAACNERGYPFLARGAGTGLSGGAVPESGGVVISTARLHRILEVDVANRLALVEPGVVNAEITAAVKQHGLCFIPDPSSQAACTIGGNIAENSGGLHCLAYGVTTNHTLGVEVVTPEGELVWLGGRTVDMPGYDLLGLFVGSEGTLGIATKIVVKLTPIQEAARTMLAVFDSVEDASQSVSAIIAAGIIPGALEMMDRTSTQAVEAFAHAGFPTDAEAILIVEVDGMAVAVDETAADVRDVCRRNHAREVRLAQTADERDRIWKGRKGAFGAMGRLSRNFYVQDGVIPRSLLPEMLREIAAISERHGLRICNVFHAGDGNLHPLILFDERKPGDVERAVVAGEEILRACIERGGSVSGEHGVGTEKRDCMALQFSPSDLELMSRIKLVFGNTGLCNPQKIFPTSRRCGESSRRLHRLEPEVAAAAGPAF